The segment CGGAACCGCCGGTACTGAAAAAGCTGCGCGACTTCCTCGCCGACAATCCGGATTCGTGGAAGCGTGCCACGCATACGAAGGCGTTCACCGAGCGCTTTTCGTGGTGGGGCGAAAGCCTGGTGCGGCCGCCGCGCGGGTTCGATCCGACCCACGAGCTGATCGAAGACCTGAAGCGGAAGAACTTCGCCGCCGGGCAAAACTTCGACGAGGCCCTGGCGTGCTCCACGGAACTGCTGCCGTTCGTCGTCGACACCTTCAAGCGCCTTGCGCCGATGGTGGATTACCTGTGCGCGGCGCAGGAACTCGAGTTCTAGGCACCCTCGCCGCTCAGGTTTCGTAGAGCTCGATGGGCTGGTCGTCCGGGTCGGCGAAGAAGGTGAAGCGCTTGCTGGTGTATTCGTCGACGCGGATGGGTTCGCAGGCCACGCCGTGCGAACTCACCCGCGCCACGGCCGCGTCGATATCGTCCACGGCGAACGCGATATGCCGGAGGCCCTGGGCTTCCGGCCGCGACACGCGCGGCGGCGGCGAAGGAAACGAAAACAGCTCGATCTGCACGCCGGGTGACACTTCCAGGTCCAGCTTCCACGAATCGCGCGCCGCGCGGTACACCTCGTGGACCACGCTCAATCCGAGCACCTCGGTGTAGAACGCCTTCGACCGCGGATAGTCCGAGCAGATGATGGCGACATGGTGGATGGCCTTCAGCATGCTCAGGCCTCGTCGAACGGGAACGCGAGCACGTCGGCAATGCGGTCGGTATCGGCCAGCACCATCAGCAGGCGCTCCACGCCCAGGGCCACGCCCGCGCAGTCGGGCATCTTGCCGAGCACGGCGAGCAGCTTCTCGTCGATGGGCACTTCCACCGCGCCGCGTTCGCGACGTACCGCGTTATCGCGTTCGAACCGCGCGCGCTGTTCCTTCGGATCGTTGAGCTCGTGGTACCCGTTGGCCACTTCATACGGGCCGACGTACACCTCGAAGCGTTCGGCCACCGGCGGATCCTCGTGGCGGATGCGCGCCAGCGCGCATTGCGAGGCCGGGAAGTCCGAGACCACGGTGATGCGATCGCGGGTGAAGGTCGGCTGGATGCGATGGGTCATCAGCAGGTCGAGCCAGTCGTCGCGGGTGAGGCCTTCGCCGTTGAGGCCCACGTCGCCCAGGGCGGCCTGCAGACGCTCCACCGGGTCGGTGAGCGCATCCACGCCCAGGGCGTCGTGGAACAGGCCACGGTAGGTGGTCTCCACGATGTTGAAGTTGCGGCCGGCCTGCAGCATCAGTTGCTCCAGCAGGTCGAGCACCTCGCGCGCCAGCTGGCTTTCATCCCAGCCCACCCGGTACCACTCAAGCATGGTGAATTCGGGGTTGTGCCGGCCGCCGGCCTCGCCGTCGCGGAATACGCGACCCAGCTCGTAGCAGTCACCCACGCCTGCGGCTAGCAGGCGCTTGAGCGGGAACTCCGGCGACGTACGCAGCCAGCGCTGCGGGGCGCCGGCATCCACGTGGCCGCTGAAGCGGGTGTGGAAACTCTGGATGTTCGGGTCCGTATTGCCGGCCGCCGAGAGCATGGGCGTTTCCACTTCCAGCACTTTGCGCCCGGCGAAGAACGTGCGGATCCGCGCATAGGTCTGCGCACGCAGGTGGAGCTGCTTCATGTCCTTGCTCATGGCGCGACGCCATGTTGCGCGAGCAAGGCGATGAGGTCGGCCTCGGTGTGTACCGGCACGCCGAGCTCGTTGGCCTTGTCCAGCTTTGAACCGGCCGCTTCGCCCGCGAACACGCCCGTGGTTTTCTTCGAGACCGAACCGGCCACCTTGGCGCCGAGCGATTCGAGGCGCTCGGTGGCGTCATCGCGCTTGAGCGTGTCCATGGTGCCGGTGATGACGTAGGTGTGGCCTTCCAGCGGCAACGCTGCCGCCGACTTCGCCGGCAAGGCATCCAGCAAGGCGCGCATGGCCCAGTCGCTGCGGGCGAGCTCGGCGGCCTGGCGTTCATTCGCCAGGTAGGCGGTGAGGTTGGAGGCGGCGGCCTGCGGCACGCCCGCCACGATCCACTGGTGCTCGCTGGCCGTCACCAGCGCTTCCAGCGAGGCGTACTGCTTGCCCAGCAGCGCCGTGCTCTTCGGGCCGAGCTTGCTGATCTTGGCCGAATCCAGCAGCACGTCGAGGCCGAGGCGGTCGCGAAGCTTGGGCGACGGCGCGCCCTCGTCGGCGAATGTAATGCCGGCCGCCAGCAGCGCATCGACCACCTTCTCATTGCCTTCCTGCGCGAAGAACGCCGCGATGGACGTGGCCACCTCGTCGCCGATATCCGGCAGGACGCGCAGCACCGGCGCCGGCGTGCTGCGTACATAGGACAGCGAGCCCAGCCACAGGGCCAGCGTCTTCGCCGTGCTCTCGCCGATGTGCATGATGCCCAGGCCGAACAGGAAGCGCGGCAGCGTCGAGTTCTTGCTTGCCTCGATCGACTCGACGAGGTTCTCCGCCCACTTGGTCGCGACCTTGCCCTGCTTCACCGTCTCCGGCGTGCTGCCGTCGCGCTCGTCGGCGCGGCGCTTCATGTCGATGAAGCGCTCCACGGTGAGCCCGTAAAGGTCGGCCGGCGTCTTGACCATGTCGAACTCGACCAGCGCGTCGACGAAACGATCGCCCAGGCCGTCGATATCCATGGCACGGCGGGACGCGAAATGAATGATCGCCTCCTTGCGCTGCGCGGCGCAGATCAGGCCACCCGAGCAGCGATACGCCGCCGCGCCTTCCTCACGGATGATTTCCGAGTTGCACACCGGACAGGTGGCCGGCATCTGCCAGGGCACGGTGTGTGCGGGGCGCTGGTCTTCCACCACGCGGGCCACTTCCGGGATGACATCGCCGGCGCGACGCACGATCACGGTGTCGCCCACGCGCACGTCGAGACGCGCCACCTGGTCGGCGTTATGCAGCGTGGCGTTGGTGACGGTAACACCGCCGACCTGCACGGGCGTGAGCCGTGCCACGGGCGTGGCGGCACCGGTGCGGCCGATCTGGATCTCGATCGCCTCCACCGTCGTCGTCTGTTCCTGCGCGGGGTATTTGTGCGCGATGGCCCAGCGCGGCGCGCGCGAGACGAAGCCCATTTCCTGCTGGCCGGCGTAGTCGTCGAGCTTGTAGACCACGCCATCGATGTCATACGGCAGGCTGTCACGCTTCGCGCCGATCTTGCGGAAGTACGCGATGAGGCCCTCGAAGCCCTTCGCCGTCGAAACTTCCGGCGATACCGGGAAACCCCACTCGCGCAGCTTCTGCAGCGTGGCGGAATGCGTGTCCGGCAGTTCGCCCTCCTCGACGCGGCCCACGGCGTAGGCGAAGAAGGCCAGCGGGCGCTTCGCGGTAATCGCCGGATCCAGCTGGCGCAGCGAGCCCGCGGCGCCATTGCGCGGGTTGGCCAGCGGCTTGTCGCCGGTGGCGCGGGCGCGTTCGTTGAAGGCCTCGAAGCCGGCGCGCGGCATGATCACTTCGCCACGCACCTCCAGCACCCGCGGCCAGCCTTCGCCGCGCAGGCGCAGCGGAATCGCCTTGACGGTGCGCAGGTTGGCGGTAACGTCCTCGCCCACCGCGCCATCGCCACGCGTCGCGCCCTGCACGAACACGCCGTTTTCGTAGCGCAGGCTGATCGCGAGGCCATCGAGCTTCGGCTCCACCGAGAACACCGGCTCGCGGCGTCCGAGGGTCTGCTCGATCCGGCGCTCGAAATCGGCCACCTCGCGGTACTTCTCGCGGTCGCTGTCGCCTTCAGTCTCGAACGCGTTGCCCAGCGAGAGCATCGGCACCGCATGGGTGACTTCAGCGAAACCGCCGTGCGCGCGGGCGCCCACGCGACGGGTCGGCGAATCGGCCGTGGCGAGCTCCGCGTACTGCGCTTCCAGCGCCTCCAGCTCACGCATGAGCTTGTCGTAGTCGGCGTCCGGGATCGTCGGGTTGTCGAGGACGTGGTAGCGGTAATTCGCGTCTTCGATGCGCTGGCGCAGCTCGGTGGCACGCGCGACGGCGTCGACGGGGGCGATGGCTGGGGACATGTGCAAGGCCTGTGATGAAGCGCGGAACTGACGCGACCCTAAAGGGTCGGCCGAAGACGCGTCAAAAGCAACATCCGGCTTCCGTTATAATCCGCAGGCCATGCCCGCCGATGACGTCATTACCCAGCCCACCGTCCCTGACGTCCACCCGCTCCCCACCGACACCCCGGCCCTGGCCCCCGCCCAGCCCTCGAGCAAGGCCCGCTATCGCGGCCTGATCTGGCTGGTGGCGGCCGGCTTCTTCATGCAGGCGCTGGATTCCACCATCGTCAACACGGCCGTGCCGTCCATCGCCAACGCGCTGGACGTGACCCCGCTGAGCATGCGCACGGCGCTGACCAGCTACGTGCTGACCCTGGCGATCTTCATCCCGATGAGCCCGTGGCTGTGCGACCGCTTCGGCACGCGCAAGGTGTATGGCGGCGCCATCCTGGTGTTCGCGCTGGGCTCGCTGTTGTGCGGTATCGCACAGACGCTGCCGCAGCTGGTGGCCTCGCGCATCGTGCAGGGCCTGGGCGGCGCCGCGCTGATGCCGGTGGGCCGCTACGTGCTGGTGCGCAGCATCGACCGCCGCGACTTCGTCAGCTCGATGAGCACCGTGGCCACCTTCGGCCTGCTCGGCTCCGTGTTCGGGCCGCTACTCGGCGGTGCCATCGTGGAATACACCCACTGGCGGCTGATCTTCCTGCTCAACGTGCCCGTGAGCCTGGTCGGCCTGTGGCTGAACAAGCGCGAGATGCCCGACTTCCGGCCCGACCGCGCCAATCCCTTCGATACCCTCGGCTTCGTGCTGTTCGCCGGCACCTCCGCCCTGGCGCTGCTGATGGCCGAAACGCTGGGCGGCCACGGCCAGCCGCTGTGGATCGCCGCATGCG is part of the Luteibacter pinisoli genome and harbors:
- a CDS encoding MFS transporter codes for the protein MPADDVITQPTVPDVHPLPTDTPALAPAQPSSKARYRGLIWLVAAGFFMQALDSTIVNTAVPSIANALDVTPLSMRTALTSYVLTLAIFIPMSPWLCDRFGTRKVYGGAILVFALGSLLCGIAQTLPQLVASRIVQGLGGAALMPVGRYVLVRSIDRRDFVSSMSTVATFGLLGSVFGPLLGGAIVEYTHWRLIFLLNVPVSLVGLWLNKREMPDFRPDRANPFDTLGFVLFAGTSALALLMAETLGGHGQPLWIAACAVGALALGALYVRHSRRVAYPVSDLSLLKIRSVWVALAGNLFTRLGVSGMYLLLVLFLQIGCGWSPLVAGMMMVPQALGSISVKPFIHRLLAHFGYRRLLLGNTILVSGVLCSFALLDTDTPTWIIALFVYVYGAVMSVQYTSMNTLAYVDVDVKQASMASSMASTAQYLSMSFGIALATLLMAGFLGTSDKHPYVWAFRWSVITMGLITLAASWIFSRLRDTREPKVASAAG
- the ligA gene encoding NAD-dependent DNA ligase LigA; this encodes MSPAIAPVDAVARATELRQRIEDANYRYHVLDNPTIPDADYDKLMRELEALEAQYAELATADSPTRRVGARAHGGFAEVTHAVPMLSLGNAFETEGDSDREKYREVADFERRIEQTLGRREPVFSVEPKLDGLAISLRYENGVFVQGATRGDGAVGEDVTANLRTVKAIPLRLRGEGWPRVLEVRGEVIMPRAGFEAFNERARATGDKPLANPRNGAAGSLRQLDPAITAKRPLAFFAYAVGRVEEGELPDTHSATLQKLREWGFPVSPEVSTAKGFEGLIAYFRKIGAKRDSLPYDIDGVVYKLDDYAGQQEMGFVSRAPRWAIAHKYPAQEQTTTVEAIEIQIGRTGAATPVARLTPVQVGGVTVTNATLHNADQVARLDVRVGDTVIVRRAGDVIPEVARVVEDQRPAHTVPWQMPATCPVCNSEIIREEGAAAYRCSGGLICAAQRKEAIIHFASRRAMDIDGLGDRFVDALVEFDMVKTPADLYGLTVERFIDMKRRADERDGSTPETVKQGKVATKWAENLVESIEASKNSTLPRFLFGLGIMHIGESTAKTLALWLGSLSYVRSTPAPVLRVLPDIGDEVATSIAAFFAQEGNEKVVDALLAAGITFADEGAPSPKLRDRLGLDVLLDSAKISKLGPKSTALLGKQYASLEALVTASEHQWIVAGVPQAAASNLTAYLANERQAAELARSDWAMRALLDALPAKSAAALPLEGHTYVITGTMDTLKRDDATERLESLGAKVAGSVSKKTTGVFAGEAAGSKLDKANELGVPVHTEADLIALLAQHGVAP
- the epmA gene encoding EF-P lysine aminoacylase EpmA; this encodes MSKDMKQLHLRAQTYARIRTFFAGRKVLEVETPMLSAAGNTDPNIQSFHTRFSGHVDAGAPQRWLRTSPEFPLKRLLAAGVGDCYELGRVFRDGEAGGRHNPEFTMLEWYRVGWDESQLAREVLDLLEQLMLQAGRNFNIVETTYRGLFHDALGVDALTDPVERLQAALGDVGLNGEGLTRDDWLDLLMTHRIQPTFTRDRITVVSDFPASQCALARIRHEDPPVAERFEVYVGPYEVANGYHELNDPKEQRARFERDNAVRRERGAVEVPIDEKLLAVLGKMPDCAGVALGVERLLMVLADTDRIADVLAFPFDEA
- the gloA2 gene encoding SMU1112c/YaeR family gloxylase I-like metalloprotein, with the protein product MLKAIHHVAIICSDYPRSKAFYTEVLGLSVVHEVYRAARDSWKLDLEVSPGVQIELFSFPSPPPRVSRPEAQGLRHIAFAVDDIDAAVARVSSHGVACEPIRVDEYTSKRFTFFADPDDQPIELYET